Within the Bacteroidia bacterium genome, the region TCAAGGAAAACCGTGAGAGCTGAGTCGTAAAAACCCTCCAGAAGCATCAGGTTCCCCTGCGTGAATTTGTCACGGAACACCCGCTTATCGAATTTCGGCTGAGCCAGGGAAAGCACTCCTGACAGAAGAAAAACAAGCAATGGGATGCAGCGGGGCATAAACAGAAAAAAACGTCCGTGATTACTCACGGACATCCCCAAAGATACATTAATAAGCCTACATTGCCAAAAGGAGGTGACGCTTACTTTTTCTTCTTTTCCTTCAGATTATCAGGCACTTTAATAGGCTCCACCACATCCAGCGGACCGTTCAGGCCAATGACCTTGAATTCAAACCGGCGATTCATAGCCATGCCGGCCCTGTTCCAACTGCCGTCGTGGTTTTTATTCGCCGCGATGGGTTGCGATTCTCCGTATCCATAAGATCTCAGGCGTTCAGGTGCAATGCCTGCATCCACCAGATACTGTACCACAGCAGCTGCACGTTTTTCCGACAACTTCAGATTCAGTTCATCACTTCCCTGTGCATCACAATGTCCACCAATCTCGGCCACCAGCTTCGGCATTTTCATCAGCAGGTTTTTAAGCTTATCCAACTCCACCTTCGACTCAGGTTTCAACACAGACTTGCCGCTTTCGAAGAAAACATTTTTCAGAATAATCTTTGTGCCCACCTTAATCGGCATCAATTCTACAGGCCGCTGCAGCAGCTGATAGGAACTGGTATCCTTCACATCCAGGTTAAATGACTGAAAGGCGAACCCTTCGGCTTCATAAGTGATATTATAGTTTTTTCCGGGGGGCAGGATAAACACATACTTACCTGTGCTGGTATTCGGATAATAGGTGCCCACCAGATCTCCGGTAATGTTGTCGGTTACGTTGATCACGGTTCCCTCCGGAACACCACCAAAAATACTGGATATTACCCCGGAGAACACTGAGATTGGGAGCTCTTTCTGTCCCGGAAGCTCTACCTCGTAAATATCCTTTTCCCCCAACCCATCTGCCCGGTACGATGAGTAGTACGCATGACGGTTATCCGGTGTGGGAACGAAGAAAATATCATCATCAGTAGTATTTACCGGATATCCGATATTTCGGGGTGTGGACCATCCGGTATCCGTTAGTGTACTTACAAACACATCAAAACCTCCCATGGATTTATGTCCTCTGGAAGAGAAATACAGCGTTTTATCATCCGGCTGAATGAAGGGTCCGTCCTCATCGTATTTTGTATTGATCCGGGGTCCCAGGTTCAGTGCATGAGACCATTTTCCGTTCGGGAGTTTCACGCAGCGGTAGATATCACGTCCACCAAAACCACCGAGCGTATCGCTCACAAAATAGAGGGTATTCCCGTCAGAGGATAATGTCACACTTGGCTCCCAGAACTTTGTGTTTATTGTATTGGGAAGTTTAACAGGTTCTGACCAAATGTTCCCTTTTAGGCTGGTAGAATATATATTTCCATTTCCTCCATCGTCCTTATAAATAAAAAGCTGGGAGCCATCCACAGAAAGACCGATGGTAGCTTCATGGCCATCCGTATTCACCGGCAGCCCGATATTTCGCGCCGGGAGCCATTCATCATTCTCCTTCTGGGAAATAAAGATGTCTTCAAAATAATTTCCGCTCTCATCTTTTTTTCCGCCGGTAGTTACATTTCTGCGTGAGGTAAAAACGATCGTGTTCTGATCGGCGCTGAGTACTGCCGAATAATCAGGAAATGGCGAATTGATATTCGGCCCAAGGTTTTTCACTTTGAAGTCAACGGGCGCGGCCACCAGTTCTTTGGCGTTCATGCATAATTCGATCCTGTGGTCCACATCGGCCAGGTTCGCCAGATCCGACTCGCTGAGTATTCCTTTAAATTTCCCGTACATGGCAATTGCATCGTCAAAGCGGTAGTTCAGGTGATACGCGTCACCCAGCATGAGATACGCTGTTACCGGCGCTTTTTTCTTTTTAAAATTCTGTGTCTGGTAGTTGGGGTCAACCTCACGGGTGGCGCGTTCCAGCAGCGAAATGCAGTTTTTTCTTTCCAGCGGATGATGGAGCATACATACCCCGGTTTTATAATTCAGATTGGCATTCCCCGTATCCAACTGAAGCAAATGACGATAAAGGGGTAAAGCCTGCATGTAGGACGAGTCATAGAAAAACATCTCTGCATCCTTATAGACCTTCTTAGGAGCCTCCTGCGCCAAGATGGTACCGCAGAAAAAAAGAAATATACAAGCAGAAAGAAACTTCCTCATCAGAGTAAGGTATTGGGATCAAATCGTTCGAGGTAATCTGCCACTCTTCGCACAAACTGTCCACCCAGTGCGCCATCCACTACGCGGTGATCATAAGAATGGCTCAGGAACATCATATGCCGGATCCCGATTGTATCTCCGGAGGGAGACTCAATAACCACCGGTTTCTTTTTGATCGTCCCGATAGCAAGAATGGCTACCTGAGGCTGATTGATAATGGGTGTTCCCATCACGTTGCCAAACGTTCCGACATTGGTGATGGTATAGGTGCCTCCCTGAATTTCATCCGGGAGGAGTTTGTTTGCACGTGCACGTCCGGCGAGGTCATTCACCGCTTTAGTGAGGCCAAACAAATTCATCCGGTCCGCATTCCTGATCACAGGAACAATGAGGTTTCCGCTGGGAAGTGCCGTTGCCATTCCGATGTTGATATTCTTCCGCACAATAAGCTTGGTTCCATCAACTGAAATATTCACCATCGGAAAATCACGAATTGCTTTGCACACTGCGTCAATAAAAACGGGGGTATATGTGATCTTCTCTCCTTCCTTCTTTTCAAACTCCTTTTTCACACGTTCACGCCATAATACAAGGTTGGTAACATCTGCTTCAACAAACGAGGTAACGTGAGGGGCCACATGCTTGCTCATCACCATGTGCTCGGCGATCAGTTTACGCATGCGGTCCATTTCAATAATTTCATCTCCCGCCATAGAGATTACCGCCGGGGCTTTGTGCGTCTGCAACACGGTCTTCCCGGATTGCTCTGCACCATTACTACCGGAAGACTGTTCACGGGTCTGCACTTTTTTTCCTCTCTGAGGAAGGAAGGCAAGAATATCCTGCTTGGTTACACGCCCGTCCTTTCCCGTTCCCGGGATGGTTTCCAGTTCCTCTGCCGAAATACCTTCTTTCTGCGCGATGGTTCGCACCAAAGGAGAATAAAATCTATTACCGGTGCTGGAAAGTACCGGTGCAGATTTTTCCGCAGCCACCTGCACGGTCTCAGCCTTTTGTGTTACAGCCGGGGTAGTTTGCACCCGGGGTGTTACCGGTATCGTTTCAGCACTGCCGCTTCCAATGATTGCCACGGCTTTTCCCACTTGCACAACCTCCCCTTCTTTAAAAAGTTGCCTGATCAGCGT harbors:
- a CDS encoding PD40 domain-containing protein, whose product is MRKFLSACIFLFFCGTILAQEAPKKVYKDAEMFFYDSSYMQALPLYRHLLQLDTGNANLNYKTGVCMLHHPLERKNCISLLERATREVDPNYQTQNFKKKKAPVTAYLMLGDAYHLNYRFDDAIAMYGKFKGILSESDLANLADVDHRIELCMNAKELVAAPVDFKVKNLGPNINSPFPDYSAVLSADQNTIVFTSRRNVTTGGKKDESGNYFEDIFISQKENDEWLPARNIGLPVNTDGHEATIGLSVDGSQLFIYKDDGGNGNIYSTSLKGNIWSEPVKLPNTINTKFWEPSVTLSSDGNTLYFVSDTLGGFGGRDIYRCVKLPNGKWSHALNLGPRINTKYDEDGPFIQPDDKTLYFSSRGHKSMGGFDVFVSTLTDTGWSTPRNIGYPVNTTDDDIFFVPTPDNRHAYYSSYRADGLGEKDIYEVELPGQKELPISVFSGVISSIFGGVPEGTVINVTDNITGDLVGTYYPNTSTGKYVFILPPGKNYNITYEAEGFAFQSFNLDVKDTSSYQLLQRPVELMPIKVGTKIILKNVFFESGKSVLKPESKVELDKLKNLLMKMPKLVAEIGGHCDAQGSDELNLKLSEKRAAAVVQYLVDAGIAPERLRSYGYGESQPIAANKNHDGSWNRAGMAMNRRFEFKVIGLNGPLDVVEPIKVPDNLKEKKKK
- a CDS encoding 2-oxo acid dehydrogenase subunit E2, with product MANVELIMPKMGESVNEATVIRWLKKEGDQVAMDEPVLEIATDKVDSEIPSTAAGTLIRQLFKEGEVVQVGKAVAIIGSGSAETIPVTPRVQTTPAVTQKAETVQVAAEKSAPVLSSTGNRFYSPLVRTIAQKEGISAEELETIPGTGKDGRVTKQDILAFLPQRGKKVQTREQSSGSNGAEQSGKTVLQTHKAPAVISMAGDEIIEMDRMRKLIAEHMVMSKHVAPHVTSFVEADVTNLVLWRERVKKEFEKKEGEKITYTPVFIDAVCKAIRDFPMVNISVDGTKLIVRKNINIGMATALPSGNLIVPVIRNADRMNLFGLTKAVNDLAGRARANKLLPDEIQGGTYTITNVGTFGNVMGTPIINQPQVAILAIGTIKKKPVVIESPSGDTIGIRHMMFLSHSYDHRVVDGALGGQFVRRVADYLERFDPNTLL